One genomic segment of Paenibacillus durus includes these proteins:
- a CDS encoding S-layer homology domain-containing protein: MNLSSQCKRSHSLLLTAALLLTALFPAVNYGSGQAYAAEAAQADHSAAVPDAATVQLATYTDQDFKLRVLHTNDTHSHLENVAKRISAIKSERTGNSILLDAGDVFSGTLYFTKFEGLADLEFMNYIGYDAMTFGNHEFDKGLPTLKTFMDGASFPFVSANIDFTTHNSELAGLYHNETGLIDGPGTPAKNGNIYPTVIKDVYGEKVGIIGLTTEETVGLSSPGDKITFENYKTSAEKAVSMLQAKGINKIIALSHLGYNIDQQLAVEVPAIDIIVGGHTHTKLDVPVEVPHGSTGDTTLIVQTGEYGQNLGELDVSFNTGGQLTSFSGRLLDVAKYAEDTEAKTMLAPYDAQLETVRQTVVGYTYTDLYTHRMIDGKMVRVARQEEIPLGNLIADSINSKSAELVSKLLTPSELSSIKGFVAIQNGGGIRAPINQGDITLGEVLTTLPFNNSLVALKVTGKEIISSLENGVSGLEADQGRFPHVSGMRYTFDSAKQPEIVDPATNQVKQEGKRIVSVEIKQPDGSYAPVDPEGYYILSTNSFMAGGGDFYRALAGAKADGRYYELYVPDYEVFDEYLGKIGQVNIGLEGRITNLKGAEASPAPGSGGGTVTAPTPTPSVSPAPAQAQVTTLTAEDLTKRLAALLAGISELVIPVAASAGGAEVVLPGSALLQQAAATPELVLTFDTGQASYSLPLSVLNGTAITTQLGTGDFTVTIAIKPADAATTAGVNQAAAKQGSLTLAAPVIQFSITAKAGNRSVPINRFDSKYVERTIQAGRSLDSKTATGVVYDPDTGVLSFVPSVFTANADGTAKVTIKRASNSYYTVVESSKTFGDITGHWAKSSIDLLASKLIVNGNDTGAFSPSKSVTRAEFAALITRALGLEAVDGTADFKDVNPSKWYAGAIRTASAAGLISGYPDGTFHPDSPITRQEIAAILSMATRFTGTWLPDDREALGRFKDQTAIAVWSRRAAAELAAAGIIQGTPNGFFAPWQTATRAEAAVMLEKTLKVLKFIN; encoded by the coding sequence ATGAACTTATCTTCCCAGTGTAAGAGATCACACAGTCTCCTGCTGACAGCCGCCCTGCTGCTGACCGCTCTGTTCCCAGCCGTCAATTACGGCAGCGGACAAGCCTATGCGGCTGAAGCGGCGCAGGCGGATCATTCCGCCGCTGTTCCGGATGCGGCAACCGTGCAGCTGGCCACCTACACAGACCAGGATTTCAAACTGCGCGTGCTGCACACGAATGACACGCACAGCCATCTTGAAAACGTCGCCAAACGAATTTCGGCGATTAAGAGCGAACGGACCGGCAATTCGATCCTGCTGGACGCGGGCGACGTTTTCTCAGGAACGCTCTATTTTACAAAATTCGAGGGTCTGGCTGACCTGGAGTTCATGAACTACATCGGCTACGACGCCATGACGTTCGGCAACCATGAATTCGACAAAGGACTGCCCACGTTAAAAACCTTCATGGATGGGGCCTCATTCCCGTTCGTCAGCGCCAACATCGATTTTACAACGCATAACAGCGAGCTTGCCGGGCTGTATCACAATGAAACCGGCCTGATTGATGGCCCCGGCACCCCTGCCAAGAACGGCAATATTTACCCCACTGTCATCAAGGATGTCTACGGCGAGAAAGTCGGCATTATCGGCCTGACCACGGAAGAAACCGTCGGACTCTCGTCTCCGGGCGACAAAATCACTTTCGAGAATTACAAGACAAGCGCAGAAAAGGCAGTAAGCATGCTGCAAGCGAAAGGCATTAACAAGATTATCGCCCTTTCCCACCTCGGGTATAACATTGACCAACAGCTTGCGGTGGAAGTGCCTGCAATCGACATTATCGTTGGAGGCCATACCCATACGAAGCTGGATGTTCCAGTAGAGGTTCCGCATGGAAGCACCGGAGACACCACACTCATTGTGCAGACGGGCGAATACGGACAAAATCTCGGGGAGCTCGATGTCTCTTTTAACACGGGCGGCCAGCTCACAAGCTTCTCCGGCAGGCTGCTGGACGTCGCCAAATACGCGGAAGACACCGAAGCCAAAACGATGCTTGCCCCGTATGACGCGCAGCTTGAAACCGTCCGTCAGACCGTTGTCGGCTATACCTACACGGATCTGTACACTCATCGTATGATCGACGGTAAAATGGTGCGCGTGGCGCGGCAGGAAGAAATACCGCTCGGCAACCTGATCGCCGACAGCATCAACAGCAAATCGGCGGAACTGGTCAGCAAACTGCTCACCCCGTCCGAATTGTCTTCCATTAAGGGCTTTGTAGCCATTCAAAACGGCGGCGGCATCCGGGCTCCGATTAACCAGGGCGACATTACTCTCGGCGAAGTGCTGACCACCCTTCCGTTCAACAACAGCCTTGTAGCCCTCAAGGTTACCGGCAAGGAAATCATTTCGTCTCTGGAAAACGGCGTCAGCGGCCTGGAAGCCGATCAGGGACGGTTCCCGCATGTATCCGGAATGCGGTACACTTTCGATTCAGCGAAACAACCGGAAATCGTCGATCCCGCTACCAATCAGGTTAAACAGGAAGGCAAGCGGATCGTATCGGTGGAGATCAAGCAGCCGGACGGCAGCTACGCTCCGGTCGACCCGGAAGGCTATTATATTTTGTCCACGAATTCCTTCATGGCCGGAGGCGGCGACTTCTACCGGGCGCTGGCGGGGGCCAAGGCGGATGGACGCTATTATGAACTGTACGTGCCTGACTATGAAGTGTTCGATGAATATTTGGGCAAAATCGGCCAGGTGAACATCGGCCTTGAAGGCCGGATCACCAATTTGAAAGGCGCTGAGGCTTCGCCTGCGCCCGGAAGCGGCGGCGGAACCGTAACCGCGCCAACCCCGACGCCTTCGGTTTCGCCGGCACCGGCTCAGGCTCAGGTAACGACCCTGACAGCCGAAGATTTGACGAAGCGTCTGGCAGCTCTGCTTGCAGGCATCAGCGAGCTGGTCATCCCGGTTGCCGCCTCCGCAGGCGGCGCGGAAGTCGTGCTTCCGGGCAGCGCCCTGCTCCAGCAGGCTGCCGCAACACCTGAGCTCGTACTGACCTTTGACACAGGACAGGCCTCCTACTCGCTGCCGCTGAGCGTACTTAACGGTACGGCGATAACGACTCAGCTTGGAACGGGCGACTTTACAGTTACCATCGCCATCAAGCCCGCAGATGCGGCCACAACCGCCGGAGTTAACCAGGCCGCCGCGAAGCAAGGCTCGCTCACACTGGCCGCGCCGGTCATCCAGTTCTCCATCACGGCCAAAGCCGGAAACCGCAGCGTCCCGATTAACCGTTTCGACAGCAAGTATGTGGAAAGAACGATCCAAGCTGGCCGTTCGCTGGATAGCAAGACGGCTACGGGCGTCGTGTACGATCCGGACACGGGCGTGCTTTCCTTCGTCCCTTCCGTCTTTACGGCAAATGCGGACGGCACGGCAAAAGTTACCATTAAACGAGCCAGCAACAGCTATTACACCGTCGTTGAATCTTCCAAGACCTTCGGTGACATTACGGGCCACTGGGCCAAATCGTCCATTGACCTGCTGGCCTCCAAGCTGATTGTCAACGGAAATGACACGGGAGCGTTCTCGCCGTCGAAATCTGTGACCCGCGCAGAATTCGCGGCGCTGATCACACGGGCGCTGGGTCTCGAAGCGGTAGACGGCACGGCGGACTTTAAAGATGTCAACCCGTCCAAATGGTATGCGGGAGCGATTCGGACAGCCTCGGCGGCAGGTTTGATCTCCGGTTATCCAGACGGTACCTTCCATCCGGACAGCCCAATTACCCGCCAGGAAATAGCGGCCATCCTGTCCATGGCGACGAGATTTACCGGAACGTGGTTGCCTGACGATAGGGAAGCGCTGGGAAGGTTCAAAGATCAGACAGCAATCGCGGTATGGTCCAGAAGGGCTGCAGCCGAGCTGGCCGCGGCCGGCATCATCCAGGGCACTCCGAACGGCTTCTTCGCTCCGTGGCAGACGGCAACCCGCGCGGAAGCGGCGGTCATGCTGGAGAAGACGCTCAAGGTGCTGAAATTCATTAATTAA